A window of Candidatus Nitrospira allomarina genomic DNA:
CCCGTCGACGTGATGGTTGTCCCGTTCATGAACCACACCGATACTGCACCACTACTCGTATTTCTCCAGACTAGGTCGGACTTCCCGTCGCCATTAAGATCGCCCCCTCCGGCGATTTGCCAGGATAAAGACGCACCGCCTGGAAACCCGGTAGAAGCAATATTAACACCGTTCATAAGCCACACTGCCGAAGCCCCGGTACTGGTATTCCGCCAAACAATATCCGATTTGCCGTCGATATTAAAATCCTGCGCAGCAATAATGGCACCACTAGAATTTTTGACGATGCCTACAGTGTCCGTGATCGCACCCCCTGCTCGCAAATTCCGAAACGTGAGGTTGCTGCCCGTGATGTCCAAAATCACCGAGCCAAAGGCCGCGTCAACCACGGTCATGACCGGATGGGATCCAGTGGCTTCAATGCTTTTACCCCCATGACCTGCGACGACATACACCGTCCCATCGTGCGAAACACCCCCGGCACTTTTTTGATACGCTCCCGTGCCAGAGGGATTTCCATTTCCCGCATTAAGAATATGGCCATCAGCTTGAAGCACATTGAATGATGGTGTGGCAAAGTTTGGCGCTGTGCCATAGCCATAGGCACCGTCAATTAAATAGGATCGTTCATAAGCATGCGAATGTCCCGCAAGGACCAAATCGACTCCGCCAGCCTCCAGAATGGGGAGAATCGTCTCCCGCATGTCGACCAGACGCCCTCCAGAGTCATTGGCATTGTCCGAGTCGTGGCCTTTTGAATAAGGCGGATGATGCCAGAAGGCGATCACCCACTCCTGCCCGGTCGAAGCCAGATCGTTTTGTAACCAGGTCACCATCGGCGAGCCCGGCGTCCGGCTACTGTCCATGGAATCCAGCACAATAAAATGCACATTGGCGTAATCAAAAGCATAGTAGGCCTCGGTGCCAGAGGCCACCCCCCCCGCTTGACCGCTACTTGGCAGGACATGGGCTTCGTAGTAGGGTCCAATGCCCAGGGAAGTATTAACCGATGGCGATTCGTGATTGCCAAGGGTGGGCCAGATGGGCGTCTGGCGGAGAATATCTTGATAAACCGCAAAATGCTTGGTGGTAAATTCCGCGTCGGTGCCGTTTTCATACGCGATGTCCCCCATGTGCAGAATAATATCGGGTGGATTTGTCGTAGTCTCGGTCAGCATCGCATCCCGCACATTCCGTTGGTTGACACTGGCGTTGCCGGAGTCGCCCAGCACCCATGCCCGAATAGGCGTAGCCGACCCGACGGGGGGTGCCGTGACAAAAAAGTGATTGGTCGTGCCACCCCCTTGTATCCCGTTGGTCGCAGTGCCGAAGTTATAAAAATATTTTGTGCCAGCCGTCAGGCCCGTAATGGTGACAATGTGATCTTTGACGTTGAGCCCGGATCGGGTGACCGCTGTGCCGGTGGCCGTTTGAGTCAGGGAGCCGGACACCGTGCCGTATTTTACTTGGCTATTGTCCGCTGAATTCAGATCAGTACGCCAGACAATCGTAATGGAGGTGGGGGTGACAAGCTGCAAGTAAGGTTGCCGTACAACAGCGGCGACGGCTGGCACTACAGAAGCCACCAGCAGAAATAGGAGGCAGGCCAGACTCATGACACCAATTTTCTTCATATATTTTTAATCCCTAATGGAGGTGGTGCAATAGGCCACCCTTCGGATCAACTAGAAAAAAGTGAAAAGGAAACCTTTCTAATTATTGAGGCTCCTCGTAAGTCGAGTGACTCTCCTGCCAAAAGAACTGGAGTTTATTGAGATAGTCAATCCAAGACACTCATGCCATTAGTGAGAACCTGATTTTCCCAGCCCACAAAATTGAGTTTTTTTCATCACTATTGGGTCATAGGATTGTGCATTTGCATCAAAGGCATGAAATAGAAGGCCTGGGTGAATCCAAATAAAGGCGGATTTTCATAGCTTAGTTAACAAACTAGCTATGCGTATACACAATTACTTATTAGTAAAAAATACCGAAATTAGACTATCATAATTAACCAAGCATATCCCGTGCCAAGTGAATCTCCGATAGGGAATAGGTGGAGAGAGCATGATAAGCACACCTTAAATTATACTTGTATTAAAATTATATGGATTCTTTAGAACCGGCAGACATTTTAAATAAAACCATTTTTTTTTCTTTATAATAATCCTAGACCTTTTAAACTTTTTTCTGGTCCCTCCATATGGTAATAAACCCACACCTCCTACTCGTCAAACCGTTGCTTCAAGAAAGGTTGCAGTCAATTTGATTTACCCGGTCTTTTCAAATCTTTCAGCCCTCTACTTCGCTTAAGCTTTCCCGGACAAAAGTTGGGGCTTTAAGCCATAAATAACATTTCAAAACAATGTCTGGTGCTGTAAGCCTCCACATAATCTGGACATTTGAAAAGTAGAACTTCCTAGCATCCTGCACCCAAGACCTTCCAAGAAATGGAACGAAGGTTTCTTGGGGCTTTTAATTCTTATATTCTATTCGTTGATGTTTCGGGCTTTTCTGATATCAAAAACTCAGAATACTTTTTTTAGGCACCAAGATCCTTACCCA
This region includes:
- a CDS encoding FG-GAP-like repeat-containing protein; translated protein: MKKIGVMSLACLLFLLVASVVPAVAAVVRQPYLQLVTPTSITIVWRTDLNSADNSQVKYGTVSGSLTQTATGTAVTRSGLNVKDHIVTITGLTAGTKYFYNFGTATNGIQGGGTTNHFFVTAPPVGSATPIRAWVLGDSGNASVNQRNVRDAMLTETTTNPPDIILHMGDIAYENGTDAEFTTKHFAVYQDILRQTPIWPTLGNHESPSVNTSLGIGPYYEAHVLPSSGQAGGVASGTEAYYAFDYANVHFIVLDSMDSSRTPGSPMVTWLQNDLASTGQEWVIAFWHHPPYSKGHDSDNANDSGGRLVDMRETILPILEAGGVDLVLAGHSHAYERSYLIDGAYGYGTAPNFATPSFNVLQADGHILNAGNGNPSGTGAYQKSAGGVSHDGTVYVVAGHGGKSIEATGSHPVMTVVDAAFGSVILDITGSNLTFRNLRAGGAITDTVGIVKNSSGAIIAAQDFNIDGKSDIVWRNTSTGASAVWLMNGVNIASTGFPGGASLSWQIAGGGDLNGDGKSDLVWRNTSSGAVSVWFMNGTTITSTGFPSGAPLAWQIAGVGDLNGDGKADLVWRNTSSGAVAVWIMNGTTITSTGFPGSVPLDWVIKHVGDLNGDGKADLVWRKNSTGAVAVWLMNGATISSTGFPSGGSLAWQIAGVGDLNANGTDDIVWRHASSGAVAVWFMNGATITSTGFPGSVSLNWDIRQIGDLNGDGKADLVWHNTGSGTVAVWLMNGATITSTGYPATTSLDWQIQ